The following proteins are co-located in the bacterium genome:
- the queC gene encoding 7-cyano-7-deazaguanine synthase QueC, which translates to MKILSIFSGGLDSTALIAVLAAAGHQLRSISINYGQRHRREIDHAVQVAARLHIPHEIVDLSNLGAILTGSSQTDTALDVPSGHYTDQSMRITVVPNRNMIFLAVATGRALSLGFEAVAFGAHRGDHAIYPDCRAEFVAAMQNALQCCDYSSIKLITPFLNYSKAEIVQAGAAAGAPFELTYSCYRGGEKHCGTCGTCVERKEAFALANVADPTNYQS; encoded by the coding sequence ATGAAAATATTGAGTATTTTTTCAGGGGGATTAGATTCAACTGCATTAATTGCTGTTTTGGCGGCGGCAGGCCATCAGCTTCGATCTATTTCGATCAATTATGGACAGCGTCACAGGCGTGAAATTGACCATGCAGTACAGGTTGCCGCACGACTACATATCCCGCACGAGATTGTTGACCTTTCGAATTTGGGAGCGATCTTAACTGGCTCATCTCAAACTGATACAGCACTTGACGTACCCTCTGGACATTATACCGATCAATCAATGCGTATTACGGTTGTGCCGAACCGCAATATGATTTTCTTAGCAGTTGCAACTGGCCGTGCTTTAAGTCTGGGGTTTGAAGCGGTGGCTTTTGGAGCGCATCGCGGAGATCATGCAATTTACCCTGATTGTAGGGCTGAATTTGTAGCAGCGATGCAGAACGCTTTGCAGTGCTGTGATTATTCGTCAATTAAATTAATCACGCCGTTTTTAAATTACTCTAAAGCAGAAATTGTCCAAGCTGGTGCAGCAGCGGGTGCCCCGTTTGAACTGACTTATTCTTGTTACCGCGGTGGGGAAAAACATTGCGGCACATGTGGAACATGTGTGGAACGCAAAGAGGCGTTTGCACTTGCTAATGTTGCTGACCCGACGAATTATCAGAGTTAA
- a CDS encoding aminopeptidase, whose translation MTLASLAHLQIRQLLLRSLILVCLGVTSGCSPFFVMRAGYEESRILLGKKPITKVIEKTANQKTKAKLELVQQARSFAAALGLKPRGSFTEYYDIQRDVLVWVLSATPKFSFEPYTWWFPIVGSMPYRGYFSKTAGINAAKVLAAKNYDTFLRSSAAFSTLGWFDDPLLSTTLAADEVALVDTVIHEIVHNTIWVKDNVFFNETMANVIGGLGAYEFFKARGDLVNAAIAEKRIAREKKFSEFIQTTKTQLITLFQENIAARDQELRKQEILEAAVRNWDEIHILVMGEKLKNPLVLNNAAIIAYEIYLKDYQKFHDYVTARKSQNTTYDLAQFIAELEKLARLADSEQVDPYSLLNAKLNP comes from the coding sequence ATGACTTTAGCTTCCTTAGCGCATTTGCAGATTCGGCAACTTCTCTTACGCTCGTTAATCTTAGTTTGCCTAGGAGTGACTTCTGGCTGCTCTCCATTTTTCGTCATGCGTGCTGGCTATGAAGAAAGCCGTATTCTTTTGGGCAAAAAACCAATCACTAAAGTGATTGAAAAGACAGCTAACCAAAAAACAAAAGCCAAGCTAGAGCTGGTTCAGCAGGCGCGAAGCTTTGCTGCAGCGCTTGGTCTTAAGCCGCGAGGAAGTTTTACCGAGTACTACGACATTCAGCGCGATGTATTAGTTTGGGTTTTAAGTGCTACACCAAAATTTTCTTTTGAGCCTTATACCTGGTGGTTTCCAATCGTAGGCAGCATGCCCTATCGTGGTTATTTTTCTAAGACAGCTGGGATAAATGCAGCAAAAGTACTTGCCGCAAAAAATTATGATACGTTTCTAAGATCAAGCGCGGCTTTTAGCACGCTGGGGTGGTTTGATGATCCACTACTCTCAACAACTCTTGCAGCTGATGAAGTGGCCCTGGTCGACACTGTCATTCACGAAATCGTCCACAATACGATTTGGGTGAAAGATAATGTTTTTTTCAACGAAACCATGGCAAATGTGATTGGTGGGCTTGGGGCTTATGAATTTTTTAAAGCTCGTGGCGATCTAGTGAATGCCGCAATTGCCGAAAAAAGAATTGCCCGCGAAAAGAAATTCTCGGAATTTATTCAGACAACAAAAACTCAGTTGATTACGCTTTTCCAAGAAAATATTGCAGCAAGAGATCAAGAACTGCGAAAGCAGGAAATCTTAGAAGCGGCAGTGCGAAACTGGGATGAAATTCACATTTTGGTCATGGGAGAAAAGCTAAAAAATCCTCTGGTCTTAAATAACGCTGCAATTATTGCCTATGAAATTTATTTAAAAGATTATCAGAAATTTCATGACTATGTTACCGCAAGAAAAAGTCAGAATACCACTTACGACTTAGCACAATTTATTGCAGAGCTTGAAAAACTAGCTAGACTTGCCGACAGCGAGCAAGTCGACCCTTATAGTTTATTGAATGCTAAATTAAATCCTTAA
- a CDS encoding 4Fe-4S cluster-binding domain-containing protein yields the protein MKTYTINEIFYSLQGEGVRVGTPNIFIRFSGCNETCAIETHGFDCDTEFVSGRKLALDEILVELAACGQGCKAVILTGGEPSLQVDAELVSALKSAGYFLAVETNGSKELPAGIDWICVSPKSAEHTLRQLTANEVKYVRAYGQGIPKSSVQADYKLISPAFQGTTLDPKTLAWCIKLVEENPQWRLSVQQHKFWRIR from the coding sequence ATGAAAACATATACAATCAATGAAATATTTTATTCTCTGCAGGGCGAAGGCGTTAGAGTTGGCACGCCAAATATCTTTATCCGGTTTTCTGGCTGTAACGAGACTTGTGCCATAGAAACTCATGGTTTTGACTGTGACACGGAATTTGTCAGTGGAAGAAAGCTTGCGCTCGATGAAATTCTTGTCGAACTTGCTGCGTGTGGGCAGGGATGCAAGGCAGTTATTTTAACAGGTGGTGAGCCGAGTTTGCAGGTCGATGCTGAGTTAGTAAGTGCCCTAAAATCTGCAGGATATTTTTTGGCAGTTGAGACTAATGGCAGTAAGGAGCTCCCGGCGGGCATTGATTGGATTTGCGTGAGTCCAAAGTCAGCGGAACATACACTCAGGCAATTAACTGCGAATGAAGTCAAATATGTGCGCGCTTATGGGCAGGGAATTCCTAAATCGAGTGTACAGGCAGATTACAAATTAATTTCTCCAGCATTTCAAGGCACAACGCTCGACCCCAAGACGCTTGCCTGGTGTATTAAGCTTGTTGAAGAAAATCCGCAGTGGAGACTATCTGTTCAGCAACACAAGTTTTGGCGGATTAGATAG
- a CDS encoding SGNH/GDSL hydrolase family protein encodes MFTLRHVLSILFFVTFVSKTWAIDPALIPGVDPGSLKDAVVEDSNRNGVLELAAFGDSITFGIGDEVGPERGYPLRLEQYFAVGVTNLGDPGEKLTTEGVRRYIQTIPGVNPDLVTIGEGTNDAFFSISSAVYQRSVQMLINYTRGLGAIPVLVTAPPACCGRVVANNGAIKRYNEILRSLAAVNAVPLAEVNQAFRNSCPEIDQCNLIDTDGIHPNSLGYDIMGEVVSATYLGIDLLAEGNATKLEKALRLPEGSVKTLPTVEG; translated from the coding sequence GTGTTTACGCTACGTCATGTTTTATCGATTCTTTTTTTCGTAACATTTGTTTCTAAAACCTGGGCGATTGATCCTGCTTTAATCCCAGGAGTTGATCCTGGATCATTAAAAGACGCAGTCGTCGAGGACAGTAACCGTAATGGCGTCCTTGAACTAGCTGCCTTTGGAGATAGTATTACTTTTGGTATTGGCGATGAAGTCGGCCCTGAGCGCGGTTATCCCTTACGTTTAGAACAGTATTTCGCAGTCGGAGTTACAAATTTAGGTGACCCCGGCGAAAAATTAACGACCGAAGGTGTGCGTAGATATATTCAAACAATTCCCGGCGTGAATCCAGATCTAGTAACGATTGGAGAAGGAACAAATGACGCATTCTTTTCGATTTCTTCTGCAGTCTATCAGCGCAGTGTGCAGATGCTGATTAATTACACCCGTGGACTTGGAGCAATTCCAGTATTAGTTACCGCACCTCCAGCCTGCTGCGGACGTGTTGTTGCCAATAATGGTGCAATTAAACGCTACAATGAGATTCTTCGAAGTTTAGCAGCAGTCAACGCTGTGCCCCTTGCTGAAGTTAATCAAGCTTTTAGAAATTCCTGTCCAGAAATTGATCAATGCAATCTAATCGACACTGATGGAATTCATCCAAATAGCCTCGGTTACGATATTATGGGCGAGGTTGTGAGTGCCACCTATTTGGGTATTGATTTATTAGCTGAAGGAAACGCCACTAAACTGGAAAAAGCCTTGCGTTTGCCGGAAGGCAGCGTAAAGACTTTGCCCACAGTCGAAGGCTAG